A genomic segment from Paenibacillus sp. FSL K6-1096 encodes:
- the ilvC gene encoding ketol-acid reductoisomerase, producing MAVTTYYEKDAELSVLKGKTIAVIGYGSQGHAQAQNLRDSGLQVVIGLREGKSFEAAKNDGFEVLSVAEAVSRADVVQILMPDETQAAVYKNDIEPNLKNGAALMFSHGFNVHFGQIVAPKDADVLLVAPKSPGHMVRRTYVEGFGVPGLIAIEQDATGNAKAIGLAYAKGIGCTRAGVIETSFREETETDLFGEQAVLCGGVSELIKAGFETLTEAGYAPEMAYFECLHELKLIVDMVYEGGLSSMRDSISNTAEYGDYVTGPRIITAETKKAMKEVLSDIQQGKFARDFILENQSGRAFLTATRRNEAAHPVEVVGSQLREMMHWIKK from the coding sequence ATGGCAGTTACAACGTACTATGAAAAGGATGCAGAGCTTAGCGTATTGAAGGGAAAGACAATTGCGGTAATCGGGTACGGTAGCCAGGGACATGCCCAGGCACAGAACCTGCGTGACAGCGGTCTTCAGGTGGTTATCGGCCTGCGTGAAGGCAAATCGTTCGAAGCTGCCAAGAATGACGGCTTTGAAGTATTGTCTGTAGCCGAAGCGGTGTCCCGTGCAGATGTAGTTCAGATCCTCATGCCGGACGAGACTCAGGCGGCTGTATATAAGAACGATATCGAACCGAACCTCAAGAACGGCGCGGCCCTGATGTTCTCCCACGGCTTCAACGTACACTTCGGACAAATCGTAGCTCCTAAGGATGCTGATGTGCTGCTGGTAGCTCCTAAATCCCCGGGACACATGGTACGACGTACTTATGTTGAAGGCTTCGGCGTTCCCGGCCTGATCGCGATTGAACAGGATGCAACCGGCAATGCCAAGGCGATCGGTCTGGCGTATGCCAAAGGGATCGGCTGTACCCGTGCCGGAGTCATCGAAACCTCCTTCCGTGAAGAGACTGAAACGGATCTGTTCGGTGAACAGGCTGTCCTCTGCGGTGGTGTGTCTGAACTGATCAAAGCTGGCTTCGAAACATTGACTGAAGCCGGATATGCTCCTGAGATGGCTTACTTCGAATGCTTGCATGAGCTGAAGCTGATCGTTGACATGGTATATGAAGGCGGATTGTCCAGCATGCGCGATTCCATCAGTAATACTGCGGAATACGGTGACTATGTAACTGGACCACGCATCATTACTGCTGAGACCAAGAAAGCAATGAAAGAAGTACTGTCCGATATTCAGCAGGGTAAATTCGCCCGCGACTTCATCCTGGAGAACCAGTCCGGCCGTGCCTTCCTGACGGCTACCCGCCGCAACGAAGCTGCTCATCCGGTAGAAGTGGTTGGCAGCCAGCTGCGCGAAATGATGCACTGGATCAAGAAATAG
- a CDS encoding 2-isopropylmalate synthase, with translation MRKIYVFDTTLRDGEQSPGVNLNTREKVEIAYQLEKLGIDRMEAGFPAASPGDLASVNAVARAVKNVTLIGLSRSRESDIDAVREALQGAQDPCIHIFLATSPIHRQHKLRMDRSQVLETAQSAIRYAKKYFPKLEFSLEDAGRTERDFMAEVVAMAIREGANVVNIPDTVGYLNPAEYGAIFKFLKDTVPDIEKVQLSAHCHNDLGMATANTLAAIQNGADQIEGTINGIGERAGNTAIEEVALALETRSEYFGAKTSLVLSEISRTSRLVSKLTGMVVPGNKAIVGANAFAHESGIHQDGMLKEKTTYEIMTPETIGLKESKLVLGKHSGRHAFRDKLSDLGYDLSEEELNGAFAKFKELADKKKEVSDEDILALLEEKLIDTPETFRLQTIYVTYGNEATPTAKVIIQGQDPQPIVAEAEGNGSVDAIYNAIDQATGEEVTLGDYSIKAVSRGKDAQGEVHVVLSQGEVAAQGRGLSTDILEASARAYLDALNKLIEKRKTYTRREHVNL, from the coding sequence TTGCGGAAAATCTATGTGTTCGATACAACACTGCGTGACGGGGAGCAGTCGCCGGGTGTGAATCTGAATACGCGTGAGAAGGTAGAAATTGCATATCAGCTGGAGAAGCTGGGAATTGACCGGATGGAGGCAGGCTTTCCGGCAGCCTCCCCGGGAGATTTGGCCTCTGTGAATGCAGTGGCCAGAGCCGTCAAGAACGTTACACTGATCGGTCTGTCCCGCTCCAGGGAGAGCGATATTGATGCCGTCCGGGAAGCGCTGCAGGGGGCACAGGACCCGTGCATCCACATCTTCCTGGCGACCTCGCCGATCCACCGTCAGCATAAGCTGCGGATGGACCGGTCGCAGGTACTGGAGACCGCACAATCGGCGATCCGTTATGCCAAGAAATATTTCCCGAAGCTGGAATTCTCTCTGGAGGATGCCGGGCGCACGGAGCGTGACTTCATGGCCGAAGTGGTGGCGATGGCGATCCGCGAGGGTGCGAATGTCGTGAATATTCCGGATACCGTAGGTTATCTGAACCCGGCGGAATACGGTGCAATCTTCAAGTTCCTGAAGGATACCGTGCCGGATATTGAGAAGGTGCAGCTTAGCGCCCATTGCCATAATGATCTGGGCATGGCTACTGCAAATACGCTGGCAGCCATCCAGAACGGCGCGGATCAGATTGAAGGCACGATCAACGGTATCGGGGAACGTGCGGGGAATACTGCGATTGAAGAGGTGGCCCTGGCCCTTGAGACCCGCAGTGAATATTTCGGCGCCAAGACCTCGCTGGTGCTGTCCGAGATCTCCCGGACCAGCCGTCTGGTCAGCAAGCTGACAGGGATGGTCGTGCCGGGGAACAAGGCAATCGTGGGGGCCAATGCGTTCGCCCATGAATCGGGGATTCACCAGGACGGCATGCTGAAGGAGAAGACCACATACGAGATCATGACACCAGAGACCATCGGCCTTAAGGAGAGCAAGCTGGTGCTTGGTAAGCATTCCGGGCGCCATGCCTTCCGTGACAAGCTGAGTGATCTGGGCTATGACCTCTCGGAGGAGGAACTGAACGGGGCGTTCGCCAAGTTCAAGGAACTGGCCGATAAGAAGAAGGAAGTTTCGGATGAGGACATCCTGGCCCTCCTGGAAGAGAAGCTGATTGATACGCCGGAGACCTTCCGTTTGCAGACGATTTATGTCACCTATGGTAATGAAGCCACACCAACCGCCAAAGTCATTATTCAGGGACAGGACCCGCAGCCGATTGTGGCCGAGGCTGAGGGCAACGGATCGGTAGACGCGATCTACAACGCGATTGATCAGGCGACCGGCGAGGAAGTTACGCTTGGCGATTATTCGATCAAGGCTGTGAGCCGGGGCAAGGATGCCCAGGGCGAGGTGCATGTCGTGTTGTCCCAGGGCGAGGTGGCTGCGCAGGGCCGCGGACTCAGCACCGACATTCTGGAGGCGAGCGCCAGAGCATATCTGGATGCGCTCAACAAGCTGATTGAGAAGCGCAAGACGTATACCAGACGGGAGCATGTTAACCTGTAA
- a CDS encoding SpaA isopeptide-forming pilin-related protein, with protein sequence MKRKTIGAWLVVVMIITQFANSLGFIPQVNADTTDEIITSVTMSVYENGTQVTDSVYKLDSEVKVGLTFKLPVTDPETGAHGYKGGDTYVYQLPHQLAIDKGYTGPLVYSGVDSGSIGTYTVGTDNKVVLTFNSEIEGLFNVGGTFNLTSTLSSTKVTGTTTQELLFPIAGNLSNTIVIKVHPKGGTSIVKDGIPQPQKYNPSSILWTVDVNTVQDEVYKAVVTDSIPAGLELDPSSIKVYKLAVDVQGNASQGAEIGSDQYDASSSTASSLNVKFYNTITDAYRVKFSTKITDTSVKNFTNTAKLTGEGIDKSSSKTVGIVRGVPLEKIAGDFNESDETIPWEIRFNYNEQTITSANAVLVDYFNDSQVLVEDSVTVYKMKLDQNGNASEDGTLTKGTDFTIDTPLTQTGKTGFKLQFSHDINSAYKIVYKTKVKDRVYGYTESIRNDVTYNGETKGATRDINQRIVDKKYSEVDYLNKTVKWTINVNKDSKVMNDLVLKDTFDNGGLKLIEPITISSTPAIDSADYTITPNGTDYAKGAGFTITFSKPINKPFTVTYSTSFDYYQLQSGATSFKNTAQLDWKDTNGVGHTIKGSSTFDPRSEVKNNGKKTGSYDVNTKQLTWTVGANYNKRVLAAGAALVDMIPEGQQVTNVTAAVYKMEYGKDGNHTKGAVIDASEYTLTVNDTKLTVKFKDQINYAFYVVFRTEFIGGDVNKEQVKNTATLYDKDNNPVSKPLDATVTVPKGGQYVAKNFTQDNNDQTLLNWKVVINANQSVVKNVKIVDTPSVNQVLLHDSFHLYVTTVDQSGNAANPKTENELKKDIDYTLTFKTGTDGKESFELVFLNPISKPYILTYQSVVTEAGNVVVSNAISFSGDGVKQIDVPYTSNSSVNIVDTSGTGSGVKGSLVVTKTNQAGDEKLAGAEFALSRVVGTELKETQKKTSANDGTLTFENLKAGKYVLKETKAPAGYSLDSSEIKVTINSSTPVQLTVKNDFFGSLKLTKVDVKDASKKLEGAVFELFDSKKALVGTKTTDANGELEFTKLKGGEYTLKEKTAPAGYVLDTKVINVTIDASQQTTVSVTNALIPAEVFGSLKVTKVAQEDANKKLKDAEFGLYDSAKKLVASGKTDADGVLEFKSLKLGTYTLKELAAPAGYVLDETEHSVTIDSGVQKVLSPITNKLIPAEVFGSLKVTKVAQEDASKKLKDAEFGLYDSSKKLVASGKTDADGVLEFKSLKLGTYTLKELAAPAGYVLDETEHSVTIDSGVQKVLAPIKNTLIPVEILGSLKVTKVAEEDASKKLEGAEFGLYDSAKALIASGKTDANGELVFTSLKLGSYVLKEITAPAGYVLAATEHSVTIDSGVQKVLSPITNQKQTTPPTEPTPTPTATPVTEPTSTPVPTSPPVYYTPTPETSSVPGVIVTPTPSATPGTTATPAASSTPGASATPVATPAQPGVVSTPTPQATQVTTIEEVPVEGEIPLGGIPSISKEPEHGTVTITPDGKWTYTPDPGYTGKDKFTVVVTDEDGNEEEVTIEVGVDEVPKGTVTEPTDKGNNSGLPGKLPQTGEESPLPIYLTGGGLIILGAILARRFSARKKM encoded by the coding sequence ATGAAAAGAAAGACTATCGGCGCTTGGCTGGTTGTAGTCATGATCATCACACAATTTGCCAACAGCCTCGGATTCATCCCGCAGGTTAATGCGGATACTACAGATGAAATCATCACCAGCGTTACTATGTCTGTATATGAGAACGGCACACAGGTTACCGACAGTGTGTATAAGCTTGATTCTGAGGTTAAAGTAGGGCTGACCTTCAAGCTTCCGGTAACGGACCCTGAGACGGGGGCACACGGCTATAAGGGTGGAGATACGTACGTGTATCAGTTGCCTCACCAGCTGGCCATTGATAAAGGCTACACTGGACCGCTGGTATATAGCGGCGTGGATTCAGGAAGCATCGGCACCTACACGGTAGGTACAGATAACAAAGTGGTGCTTACATTCAATAGTGAAATTGAAGGTTTGTTTAATGTAGGCGGTACGTTCAATTTGACATCCACGCTTAGCTCTACCAAAGTCACAGGAACTACCACACAGGAGCTGTTATTCCCGATCGCCGGGAACTTGAGTAATACGATTGTGATCAAAGTTCATCCTAAGGGCGGCACAAGCATTGTTAAGGACGGCATTCCGCAGCCGCAAAAATACAACCCGTCCAGCATTCTCTGGACCGTTGATGTAAACACTGTGCAGGATGAGGTGTACAAAGCGGTCGTTACTGACTCCATTCCGGCAGGCCTGGAGCTTGACCCAAGTTCAATCAAAGTCTATAAGCTTGCGGTGGATGTCCAAGGGAATGCATCGCAGGGAGCAGAAATCGGGTCCGACCAATATGATGCTTCAAGCAGCACGGCGAGCAGCTTGAACGTGAAGTTCTACAATACCATTACAGATGCTTACCGGGTGAAATTCTCGACCAAGATTACAGATACATCGGTTAAAAATTTCACTAATACCGCTAAGCTTACTGGTGAAGGAATCGATAAGAGCTCTTCTAAAACGGTTGGCATTGTGCGCGGAGTTCCGCTTGAGAAGATTGCCGGAGATTTTAATGAGAGCGATGAGACCATTCCCTGGGAAATCCGGTTCAACTATAATGAACAGACCATTACATCCGCCAATGCGGTGTTAGTGGATTATTTTAACGACTCTCAGGTATTGGTTGAAGATTCAGTGACAGTATATAAGATGAAGCTGGACCAGAATGGCAATGCCAGTGAAGACGGAACCCTGACTAAGGGGACGGATTTTACAATCGATACGCCTTTGACCCAAACAGGCAAGACCGGGTTCAAATTGCAATTCAGTCATGACATTAATTCAGCTTACAAAATTGTCTATAAAACAAAAGTTAAAGATCGAGTATACGGGTATACGGAATCGATCCGCAATGATGTGACCTACAACGGTGAAACCAAAGGGGCTACACGGGATATTAACCAGCGCATCGTGGATAAAAAGTACTCGGAAGTGGACTATTTGAATAAGACAGTAAAATGGACTATCAATGTAAACAAAGACTCTAAAGTGATGAACGATCTGGTGTTGAAGGATACCTTTGATAATGGCGGGTTGAAATTAATTGAGCCGATCACTATTAGTTCTACACCGGCTATAGACAGCGCCGATTACACGATTACACCGAACGGAACGGATTATGCCAAAGGTGCAGGGTTTACCATCACATTCTCTAAGCCTATTAATAAGCCGTTTACGGTGACGTATTCGACCAGTTTTGACTATTATCAATTGCAAAGTGGTGCAACCAGCTTCAAGAACACCGCTCAGCTCGATTGGAAGGATACTAACGGTGTTGGCCACACCATTAAGGGTTCATCAACCTTTGATCCGCGATCTGAAGTCAAGAATAACGGTAAGAAAACAGGCTCATACGATGTGAACACCAAACAACTTACCTGGACTGTAGGAGCCAACTATAATAAGCGGGTATTGGCTGCAGGAGCTGCGCTGGTGGATATGATTCCAGAAGGCCAGCAAGTAACCAATGTAACCGCAGCAGTCTACAAGATGGAATATGGCAAAGACGGGAACCACACGAAGGGTGCTGTCATTGATGCTTCCGAATACACGCTTACAGTTAACGATACGAAGCTGACAGTCAAATTTAAAGACCAGATCAACTATGCCTTCTATGTGGTCTTCCGCACGGAGTTCATTGGCGGGGATGTCAATAAAGAGCAGGTTAAGAATACAGCCACTTTATATGACAAGGACAACAACCCGGTTTCTAAGCCCCTGGATGCAACAGTAACAGTTCCTAAGGGCGGACAATATGTAGCTAAAAACTTTACCCAAGATAACAATGACCAGACCCTTCTGAACTGGAAAGTGGTCATTAACGCCAACCAGTCCGTTGTCAAAAACGTTAAAATCGTGGATACGCCAAGTGTGAATCAGGTGCTGTTACATGACAGCTTCCACCTCTACGTGACAACAGTGGATCAGAGTGGGAACGCAGCGAATCCAAAGACTGAGAATGAATTGAAGAAGGATATAGACTACACTCTTACTTTTAAAACCGGAACAGACGGCAAGGAAAGCTTCGAGCTTGTCTTCCTGAACCCGATCAGCAAGCCATACATTCTGACATATCAGTCTGTTGTGACTGAGGCAGGGAATGTGGTGGTGAGCAACGCAATCTCCTTCAGCGGGGATGGCGTGAAGCAAATTGATGTACCTTATACCTCCAATAGCAGTGTAAACATTGTTGATACATCCGGTACGGGTAGCGGTGTTAAAGGGTCCCTGGTTGTAACCAAAACCAATCAGGCAGGCGATGAAAAGCTTGCAGGTGCCGAATTCGCACTCTCACGGGTGGTTGGAACTGAACTGAAGGAGACTCAGAAAAAGACCTCCGCAAACGATGGAACGCTGACTTTTGAAAATCTCAAGGCAGGTAAGTATGTACTGAAAGAAACCAAAGCTCCGGCAGGCTACTCACTGGACAGCTCAGAGATTAAGGTGACGATTAATTCGTCCACTCCTGTACAGCTAACCGTTAAGAATGACTTCTTCGGTTCGCTTAAGCTGACCAAGGTAGATGTGAAGGATGCCTCCAAGAAGCTGGAAGGCGCAGTATTCGAACTGTTCGACTCCAAGAAGGCACTGGTGGGAACGAAAACAACCGATGCCAATGGTGAACTGGAGTTCACTAAGCTCAAAGGCGGGGAGTATACCCTGAAAGAGAAAACCGCCCCTGCCGGTTATGTCCTGGATACCAAAGTCATTAATGTGACCATTGATGCATCACAACAGACAACTGTTTCCGTGACTAACGCACTGATTCCTGCCGAAGTCTTCGGCTCACTGAAGGTAACCAAGGTTGCGCAAGAGGATGCTAACAAGAAGCTGAAAGACGCAGAGTTCGGACTGTATGATTCCGCCAAGAAGCTGGTGGCAAGCGGAAAAACAGACGCTGACGGCGTACTGGAATTCAAATCGCTGAAGCTCGGAACGTACACCCTGAAGGAGCTTGCCGCTCCGGCCGGTTATGTACTGGATGAGACAGAGCATAGCGTAACGATTGATTCTGGCGTGCAAAAGGTACTGTCGCCAATCACGAACAAGCTGATTCCTGCCGAAGTCTTCGGCTCACTGAAGGTAACGAAGGTTGCCCAAGAGGATGCCAGCAAGAAGCTGAAAGACGCAGAGTTCGGACTGTATGACTCCAGCAAGAAGCTGGTGGCAAGCGGAAAAACAGACGCTGACGGCGTACTGGAATTCAAATCGCTGAAGCTCGGAACGTACACCCTGAAGGAGCTTGCCGCTCCGGCTGGTTATGTACTGGATGAGACAGAGCATAGCGTAACGATTGATTCTGGCGTGCAAAAGGTATTGGCCCCAATCAAGAACACCCTGATTCCGGTTGAAATCTTGGGCTCGCTCAAGGTAACTAAGGTAGCGGAAGAGGATGCCAGCAAGAAGCTGGAAGGCGCAGAATTTGGACTCTATGATTCCGCCAAGGCGTTAATTGCAAGCGGCAAAACGGATGCAAATGGTGAATTGGTATTCACCTCTCTGAAGCTTGGAAGCTACGTGCTGAAGGAAATTACAGCTCCGGCCGGTTATGTGCTGGCTGCCACAGAGCATTCTGTGACCATTGATTCAGGTGTGCAAAAGGTACTGTCGCCGATTACGAACCAGAAACAAACCACACCGCCGACAGAACCGACACCGACACCGACTGCAACACCAGTCACAGAACCAACATCAACACCAGTACCAACATCACCGCCGGTGTACTACACACCGACACCTGAAACATCAAGTGTTCCTGGCGTGATCGTAACACCAACGCCATCGGCCACTCCAGGCACAACCGCTACACCGGCTGCTTCCAGCACGCCTGGAGCCAGCGCTACACCGGTAGCTACACCGGCACAGCCAGGCGTAGTGAGCACACCAACGCCGCAGGCTACGCAGGTGACCACGATTGAGGAAGTGCCTGTTGAGGGTGAAATTCCGCTGGGCGGCATTCCTAGCATTAGCAAGGAGCCGGAACATGGTACTGTAACGATTACACCGGACGGTAAATGGACGTATACTCCTGATCCGGGCTACACCGGAAAGGATAAATTCACGGTTGTCGTAACGGATGAGGACGGCAACGAAGAAGAGGTCACGATCGAAGTTGGGGTCGACGAAGTACCGAAGGGTACGGTTACAGAACCAACGGACAAAGGCAACAACAGCGGCCTTCCCGGCAAGCTGCCGCAGACCGGTGAAGAGAGCCCTCTCCCGATCTATCTGACAGGCGGCGGATTGATTATCCTGGGAGCAATCCTGGCCAGAAGATTCAGTGCCCGCAAGAAAATGTAA
- a CDS encoding response regulator, whose protein sequence is MIQALLVDDERLALVKLQMMLEELTTIQVIAAYTDPTEAVRAAPQLSPDVIFLDIDMPEMNGVQAAEAMQKSCPQASIVFVTAYNHYAVEAFELYALDYILKPVQRNRLLKTIERLEKRVSQAQESSAKPLDAVMIRSFQSLRFERSGQPLPGIRWRTSKAQELFAYLFHNRNRFVSKDTLTDLLWPDFNEKKASTHLYTTIYQVRQSLKQADLDLQISNVSGGEGYTLETGSLLVDSYEWEKGILTLDAINADNYEEHQRLFEFYSGDYLSDYDYLWAEGERQRLRTIWLHHAMGIAEFYISSGKIPEAVTVYQRLVQLQPFFEQGHLGLMKVYDSIGERSAVEEQYHTLSELLRRELNVEPPANIKRWFHEWKHQNLRSL, encoded by the coding sequence ATGATTCAGGCCTTGCTGGTAGATGATGAACGGCTTGCTCTCGTGAAGCTGCAAATGATGCTGGAAGAACTGACAACTATACAAGTAATCGCTGCCTATACCGATCCCACCGAAGCCGTACGTGCTGCCCCGCAGCTCAGTCCTGATGTGATATTCCTTGATATTGATATGCCAGAAATGAACGGAGTTCAGGCCGCAGAGGCGATGCAGAAGTCATGCCCGCAGGCCAGCATCGTATTCGTTACTGCTTATAACCATTACGCCGTCGAGGCATTCGAGCTCTATGCGCTTGATTATATCCTGAAGCCTGTGCAGCGGAACCGCCTGCTGAAGACCATCGAGCGGCTGGAAAAGCGGGTGAGCCAGGCCCAGGAGAGCTCTGCCAAGCCGCTGGATGCTGTCATGATCCGCAGCTTCCAGTCGTTAAGATTTGAGCGCAGCGGCCAGCCGCTCCCCGGTATCCGCTGGCGGACCTCCAAGGCGCAGGAGCTGTTCGCTTATCTGTTCCATAACCGCAACCGCTTCGTCAGCAAGGACACCTTAACGGATCTGCTGTGGCCTGATTTCAATGAGAAGAAGGCCTCTACTCATCTTTATACAACGATCTATCAGGTTCGGCAATCCCTGAAGCAGGCCGATCTTGACCTGCAGATCAGTAATGTCAGCGGCGGGGAAGGCTATACCCTGGAGACCGGCAGCCTGCTGGTGGACAGCTATGAGTGGGAGAAGGGTATTCTTACCCTGGACGCCATCAATGCAGACAATTATGAGGAGCATCAGCGGCTGTTTGAATTCTATTCCGGTGACTATCTGAGTGATTACGACTACCTGTGGGCTGAAGGGGAACGGCAGCGGCTGCGGACCATCTGGCTGCATCATGCCATGGGCATTGCTGAATTCTATATCAGCAGCGGCAAGATACCTGAAGCGGTGACGGTCTACCAGCGCTTGGTGCAGCTCCAGCCCTTTTTTGAACAGGGGCATCTCGGGCTGATGAAGGTCTATGACAGCATAGGCGAACGTTCTGCCGTCGAAGAGCAATATCATACACTGTCCGAGCTTCTGCGCCGGGAGCTTAATGTGGAGCCTCCAGCCAACATTAAGCGCTGGTTCCATGAATGGAAGCATCAGAATCTCAGGAGCTTGTAA
- a CDS encoding RNA polymerase sigma factor, with amino-acid sequence MEETEWINAVLGGEPQAFGNLVTRYQGMVYSVCIKITGEAESAKDMAQEVFIKAYKALPSFRGQSSFSTWLYRIAYRTCLDWKRANDREWRHRSSADYTENDYVTSQTPEQAALRKEASRELGENLNSLAEPYRSVVQLYYFQRHSYQEIADQKGISVKTVESQLYRARQMMRKNGEEWR; translated from the coding sequence TTGGAAGAGACGGAGTGGATCAATGCTGTGCTGGGCGGGGAGCCGCAGGCCTTCGGGAATCTGGTAACCCGTTATCAAGGCATGGTATACAGTGTATGCATCAAAATAACAGGTGAAGCCGAGTCAGCCAAGGATATGGCCCAGGAGGTCTTCATCAAAGCCTATAAAGCCCTCCCCTCCTTCAGAGGGCAGTCGTCCTTCTCGACCTGGCTGTACCGGATCGCTTACCGTACCTGTCTGGACTGGAAACGGGCCAATGACCGGGAATGGCGCCACCGGAGCTCAGCAGATTATACCGAGAACGACTATGTTACCTCACAGACACCTGAGCAGGCAGCGCTCCGCAAGGAAGCCTCCCGGGAGCTGGGTGAGAACCTGAATAGTCTGGCGGAACCGTACCGGTCGGTTGTGCAGCTGTACTATTTTCAGCGACACTCGTATCAGGAGATTGCCGATCAAAAAGGAATTTCAGTCAAAACAGTTGAATCGCAGCTCTATCGGGCCAGACAGATGATGCGCAAAAACGGGGAGGAATGGCGATGA
- a CDS encoding zf-HC2 domain-containing protein: MNCATVKEWMPHYIDGQLSPEAQQMMHLHISSCPGCAEWLEEARGLAAMWNEMEADAASGLEPLLPPGFPDLTADVMARIGQLESGRRERAVKATAVRRRAGRGTSWVHYGVAVGLTFLLLQLGVFENLAYGITEINGHMSTSVSSWFSPRSSTP, from the coding sequence ATGAATTGTGCAACAGTAAAAGAGTGGATGCCGCATTATATCGATGGACAGCTGTCCCCTGAGGCGCAGCAGATGATGCATCTGCACATCAGCTCCTGCCCCGGCTGCGCGGAATGGCTGGAGGAGGCGCGCGGACTCGCGGCGATGTGGAATGAGATGGAAGCAGACGCTGCGAGCGGACTCGAGCCGCTGCTGCCGCCGGGCTTCCCTGACCTGACCGCAGACGTTATGGCGCGGATCGGCCAGCTGGAGAGCGGGCGCAGGGAGCGGGCAGTCAAGGCGACTGCGGTAAGACGGCGTGCAGGACGGGGAACCTCCTGGGTCCATTACGGCGTTGCTGTCGGCCTGACGTTTCTTCTGCTCCAGCTTGGCGTATTTGAGAATCTGGCCTACGGAATTACCGAGATTAACGGGCATATGTCCACCTCGGTCAGCTCCTGGTTCAGTCCGCGAAGCAGCACCCCATAG
- a CDS encoding DUF4097 family beta strand repeat-containing protein, with product MGRWKVGSFTAAIGCIVVGVLVVLAQYNIITYDALGYIWPALLILFGLEMLLRLFIKSDVKSRVSGWAIVLIIVLIAASGAQTVLAGGSLSSLLGNHKLVPVSGKVEVQQDIKKVRIVLPQGKVKLEGVQGITLEYEGKLEVPGNTDTEAANALERRWKVTTESDTLVLELEGENNWLANIHFGVNSNSPYLNVSIPQSLAAQVETSDGSIEAGGLAAGVDVRSSNGTMDLHDISGGVTARTSNGTVNVQNVQGEVDVVSSNGAITLGNIDGALSAKSSNGKVTANSAITGDWVLKSSNGKIVLGVPAVTDAKIKADTSSGSLKGNVTWDGGDNHGTAVLGKGTHEVSLSTSNGSITVETAQ from the coding sequence ATGGGGAGATGGAAAGTCGGCAGCTTCACTGCCGCAATAGGCTGTATAGTTGTGGGGGTTCTTGTAGTACTTGCCCAGTATAATATCATTACTTACGATGCACTGGGTTACATCTGGCCTGCACTGCTGATCCTGTTCGGCCTGGAGATGCTGCTCAGGCTCTTCATTAAATCCGATGTCAAGAGCAGGGTGAGCGGCTGGGCCATCGTACTGATCATTGTGCTTATCGCCGCCAGCGGGGCACAGACGGTACTGGCCGGCGGTTCGCTGAGCAGCCTCCTGGGCAATCACAAGCTTGTCCCGGTAAGCGGGAAGGTAGAGGTGCAGCAGGACATCAAGAAGGTGAGAATCGTTCTGCCTCAAGGGAAGGTTAAGCTTGAAGGCGTACAGGGAATCACCCTGGAGTATGAAGGCAAGCTGGAGGTGCCCGGCAATACGGACACTGAAGCTGCTAACGCTCTGGAGCGCAGATGGAAGGTGACAACAGAAAGCGATACGCTTGTCCTGGAGCTGGAAGGGGAGAACAACTGGCTCGCTAACATCCACTTCGGCGTCAATTCCAATTCCCCTTACCTGAATGTCAGTATTCCGCAGAGCCTGGCGGCCCAAGTGGAGACCAGCGACGGCTCGATTGAAGCCGGAGGTCTGGCAGCAGGCGTGGATGTACGCAGCAGCAACGGAACGATGGATCTCCATGACATCTCCGGTGGCGTGACAGCCCGTACCAGTAACGGCACAGTGAATGTACAGAATGTTCAGGGTGAGGTCGATGTGGTCAGCTCGAACGGGGCAATCACGCTCGGCAATATCGACGGGGCTCTGTCTGCCAAGAGCAGCAACGGCAAGGTCACAGCCAATTCTGCGATTACAGGCGACTGGGTACTGAAGTCGAGCAACGGCAAGATTGTCCTCGGAGTTCCGGCGGTTACGGATGCCAAGATCAAGGCGGATACCAGCTCAGGCTCGTTGAAGGGCAACGTAACCTGGGACGGCGGTGACAATCACGGGACGGCTGTACTCGGCAAAGGGACCCATGAGGTCAGCTTATCCACCAGCAATGGTTCCATCACTGTAGAGACCGCTCAATAA